Proteins found in one Campylobacter sp. MIT 12-8780 genomic segment:
- a CDS encoding TrbC/VirB2 family protein, producing the protein MRNKKFFKILFLVGSIMLLPSLSFAAGGIDKVNTFLQNISTALYAIGAIVLTIAFMWAGFKIMFQGQTLQQVAPTFIGGVIVGCASAIAGYIIS; encoded by the coding sequence ATGCGTAACAAAAAATTTTTTAAAATTTTGTTTCTTGTTGGCTCGATAATGTTATTGCCTAGTCTTAGCTTTGCTGCTGGTGGTATTGATAAGGTCAATACCTTTTTACAAAACATATCAACCGCTCTTTATGCGATAGGTGCTATTGTGCTTACCATAGCGTTTATGTGGGCTGGGTTTAAGATTATGTTTCAAGGACAAACTTTACAACAAGTTGCTCCTACTTTTATAGGCGGTGTTATTGTTGGTTGTGCTTCTGCTATAGCTGGATATATTATAAGCTAG
- the virB9 gene encoding P-type conjugative transfer protein VirB9 — protein MKKLLKSLTLILYFGVFINQAYALSLPKLSKYDKKITYAVFNANDVFQIAAANGYVSVVEFSKDERIITISTGFSEGWELIDRANLLFIKPKAYTTKFVHSENPEEGNAISEIVVDPTPATWKTNLIVTTNMNMYVFDLVLNSKSKIYKLSFSYPDRELANINELQKKLDEQIEQDKLDSSLNRVSVPRNWDFYMKVNKGSEDITPNFAYDDGVFTYLGFDNTKSFPAVFAYENKQESILNSHIKKDGNYDVLVIHKVLPQILLRSGDKVVGIFNKGYAKNPLRSTPQTSNDEEVERVLLDEKSQKRQEIESETQKAFKMLEQRQNNE, from the coding sequence ATGAAAAAGCTACTCAAATCATTGACACTTATTTTGTATTTTGGTGTTTTTATAAATCAGGCTTATGCTTTAAGCCTGCCAAAATTAAGCAAGTATGACAAAAAAATCACTTATGCTGTGTTTAATGCCAATGATGTTTTTCAAATTGCTGCAGCTAATGGATATGTTAGCGTGGTGGAGTTTAGCAAAGATGAAAGAATTATTACCATTTCAACAGGCTTTAGCGAGGGTTGGGAGCTTATTGATCGTGCAAATTTACTTTTTATAAAACCAAAGGCTTATACAACTAAATTTGTGCATAGCGAAAATCCAGAAGAAGGCAATGCAATAAGCGAAATTGTCGTTGATCCAACACCTGCAACTTGGAAAACGAACCTTATAGTAACCACAAATATGAATATGTATGTTTTTGATTTGGTGCTTAATTCTAAATCAAAAATTTATAAACTCAGCTTTTCATACCCTGATAGAGAGCTTGCAAATATAAACGAGCTTCAAAAAAAGCTTGATGAGCAAATCGAACAAGATAAGCTTGATAGCTCACTTAATAGGGTATCAGTGCCTAGAAATTGGGATTTTTATATGAAAGTCAATAAAGGAAGTGAAGACATTACCCCAAATTTTGCTTATGATGATGGAGTTTTTACTTATCTTGGTTTTGACAATACAAAAAGCTTCCCTGCTGTTTTTGCCTATGAAAACAAACAAGAATCTATACTTAATTCACACATTAAAAAAGATGGTAATTATGATGTATTAGTCATTCACAAAGTATTACCACAAATTTTACTTCGTAGTGGAGATAAAGTCGTTGGAATTTTTAATAAAGGCTATGCCAAAAATCCTTTAAGATCAACGCCTCAAACTTCTAATGATGAAGAAGTAGAAAGAGTGCTTTTAGATGAAAAATCTCAAAAACGCCAAGAAATAGAAAGCGAGACGCAAAAAGCTTTTAAAATGCTTGAGCAAAGGCAAAATAATGAGTGA
- a CDS encoding type IV secretion system protein, with the protein MNIFQGIGKIVENIFATIQNASLNDKFIQLQSIVSILIVLSIMYKGYQTMAGKSQDPIRELVWDIARKLLILTFILNVNGWLNSAISALDGIYAWAGGGSQFYAQLDQICVSFGKSLQAVIESNETINPFLAITNGLIILVMVLSFLGLIITFAFTIIATSITNTFLIIALPLALFCFMYENTKQVFVQWMNMFISNVFLLIFMSCFADFLIKHMAALYGDVKVVEDSLVASILQPILISGILVTCIGVIKSLASNLAQVTLDSASASGLQSFAGSAGKGAGMTARGAGKLALGAFSGSARKAESRGGMTGIAGFAAKKAMSFAANKATGGLAGAASAAKNLLSKARNG; encoded by the coding sequence ATGAATATTTTTCAAGGCATAGGCAAGATAGTCGAAAACATTTTTGCAACAATCCAAAATGCTTCTTTGAATGACAAATTTATTCAACTTCAAAGCATAGTAAGCATACTTATTGTTTTAAGCATTATGTATAAAGGCTATCAAACTATGGCTGGAAAATCACAAGATCCAATAAGAGAGCTTGTATGGGATATAGCAAGAAAGCTTTTGATACTTACCTTTATCCTAAATGTCAATGGCTGGCTTAACTCTGCTATATCAGCCCTTGATGGAATTTATGCTTGGGCTGGTGGAGGATCGCAATTTTACGCTCAGCTTGATCAAATTTGTGTAAGCTTTGGAAAATCATTGCAGGCTGTCATAGAAAGTAATGAAACTATCAATCCTTTTTTAGCTATAACAAATGGACTAATTATTCTTGTTATGGTTTTATCATTTCTAGGGCTTATCATTACCTTTGCTTTTACTATCATTGCGACTTCTATTACAAATACTTTTTTAATTATTGCCTTACCTTTAGCTTTATTTTGCTTTATGTATGAAAACACCAAACAAGTTTTTGTGCAATGGATGAATATGTTTATCTCAAATGTATTTTTGCTTATTTTTATGAGCTGTTTTGCTGATTTTCTTATCAAGCATATGGCTGCTTTATATGGTGATGTTAAAGTCGTGGAAGATAGCCTTGTAGCAAGTATCTTGCAGCCTATTCTTATTTCAGGCATTTTAGTTACTTGTATAGGAGTAATTAAATCTCTTGCTTCTAACCTAGCTCAAGTTACTTTAGACTCAGCCTCTGCAAGTGGCTTACAATCATTTGCAGGAAGTGCTGGAAAAGGAGCAGGTATGACAGCTAGAGGGGCTGGCAAGCTTGCTTTAGGAGCATTCTCAGGTTCTGCTAGAAAAGCAGAAAGCAGAGGAGGTATGACAGGGATTGCTGGATTTGCAGCCAAAAAAGCAATGTCTTTTGCTGCAAATAAAGCTACAGGTGGTTTAGCAGGTGCTGCAAGTGCTGCTAAAAATCTTTTATCAAAAGCAAGAAATGGTTGA
- a CDS encoding virB8 family protein produces the protein MYKEAIDFESSVRYLIEQSNKRAWLVAFVSIFVAILSIVAVLLLTPLKSVEPYVIRVDNTTGMVDILTTLDEEQITSIEALDKHFVSQYIKAREGYYYDMLNQDYIFVQLLSTPQIAEAYRAIYSGDNPRDAKLGNNFQVEVQILSIVLNESNGAKTATARINLKTINKNSKAESIATKVITLSYEYQTAQVNEENRLLNPLGFKVTNYRIDEEITR, from the coding sequence ATGTATAAGGAAGCTATCGATTTTGAAAGCTCTGTGCGTTATTTGATAGAGCAAAGCAATAAAAGAGCTTGGCTTGTAGCTTTTGTAAGCATATTTGTGGCAATTTTAAGTATTGTAGCAGTGTTATTGCTTACTCCACTTAAAAGCGTTGAGCCTTATGTTATCAGGGTAGATAACACCACAGGAATGGTAGATATTTTAACTACGCTTGATGAGGAACAAATAACTTCTATTGAAGCTTTAGACAAGCATTTTGTATCACAATACATTAAAGCTAGAGAAGGGTATTACTATGATATGCTTAATCAAGACTATATTTTTGTCCAACTCCTTTCAACCCCACAAATTGCAGAAGCATATAGAGCTATTTATTCAGGCGACAATCCAAGAGATGCGAAACTAGGAAATAATTTTCAGGTAGAAGTGCAAATTTTAAGCATAGTTTTAAATGAAAGTAATGGAGCAAAAACAGCAACCGCAAGAATCAATCTTAAAACAATAAACAAAAATTCAAAGGCTGAAAGTATCGCCACTAAGGTTATTACTTTAAGCTATGAATACCAAACCGCTCAGGTAAATGAAGAAAATAGACTTTTAAATCCTTTAGGATTTAAAGTAACAAATTATAGGATAGATGAGGAAATTACAAGATGA
- a CDS encoding single-stranded DNA-binding protein: MNAVNLIGYLGADFDVAYTQADKCYAKNSLAITKRFKNAKGNEESQTSWIPITIFGKMAETAYLHFPKGSQFACSGELITSTYSDSNGNNRTSFSVIVHKFYWLSGNKKDGSFTTPNKVVPKAQPPTQQNQAQEEIDYDNVDISESEMSVLPF, from the coding sequence ATGAATGCTGTAAATTTGATAGGTTATTTGGGTGCAGATTTTGATGTCGCTTACACACAAGCTGACAAATGCTATGCTAAAAACTCACTAGCAATTACAAAGCGTTTTAAAAATGCTAAAGGTAATGAAGAAAGCCAAACTTCTTGGATACCCATTACTATATTTGGAAAAATGGCAGAAACGGCGTATTTGCATTTTCCTAAGGGTTCTCAATTTGCTTGCAGTGGAGAATTAATAACAAGCACTTATTCTGATTCTAATGGGAACAATCGCACAAGTTTTAGTGTAATAGTACATAAGTTTTACTGGCTTAGTGGCAATAAGAAAGATGGCAGTTTTACAACGCCAAATAAAGTTGTTCCTAAGGCTCAACCTCCTACACAACAAAACCAAGCTCAAGAAGAAATAGATTATGACAATGTGGATATAAGCGAATCTGAAATGTCAGTACTTCCATTTTAA
- a CDS encoding BRO-N domain-containing protein → MKEIQIFKNENLGAIRIKGDLENPLFCLSDICKILGLAYPNKIANMIKKEFEWEELNSASFDTGYGVKKFTMITEPQLYFVLMRSDKPKAKPFRRWISDEVLPKIRKQGVYSPNDYINELMALLTPNIPPYDFSVKIDINDWHNRKELSLHYSVGVAKMKKEKKENELLNVKFASRETK, encoded by the coding sequence ATGAAAGAAATTCAAATTTTTAAAAACGAAAACTTAGGTGCAATAAGAATAAAAGGTGATCTTGAAAATCCTTTATTTTGTTTGTCTGATATTTGCAAAATTTTAGGCTTAGCCTATCCTAACAAAATAGCAAATATGATAAAAAAGGAGTTTGAGTGGGAGGAATTAAATTCCGCCAGCTTTGATACTGGTTATGGCGTTAAAAAATTTACCATGATAACCGAGCCGCAGCTTTACTTCGTGCTTATGCGTAGTGATAAACCAAAGGCTAAGCCTTTTAGGCGTTGGATTTCAGATGAAGTTTTACCAAAAATTCGCAAACAAGGCGTATATTCTCCAAATGACTATATCAATGAGCTTATGGCTTTGCTTACCCCAAATATCCCTCCTTATGATTTCTCAGTTAAGATAGATATAAATGATTGGCACAATAGAAAAGAACTTTCATTGCACTACTCAGTAGGTGTAGCCAAGATGAAAAAAGAGAAAAAAGAAAATGAGCTTTTGAATGTCAAGTTTGCTTCAAGGGAAACCAAATAA
- a CDS encoding VirB4 family type IV secretion/conjugal transfer ATPase, giving the protein MDLHPLFKGLTRPAMIFGVPITPLFVAMGIIGLLSFYIQNLFMALFCIPTYFVMKQMAKQDNFIFRLYFLKMRFFTNPLSKKFHGVKTFQAMSYTKTNYKKTDPIKLSLFALSSEANFEKLVPFSSVVDDGIVITKDYLLLCTYQIDGISFECESDTDLDFKNEALNMLFKAFSNEPISFYFHSARHSINDKFVSRFDNSYLKDIDESYYKSFKEGSLFKNSMFLTIIFNPLSRLEKKSFEKSSFDTKKQEIRIFIQKFNEYLLRLESNLKSFDCKKLSTYEKDGHVYSKQLEFYNFLIGGKFKPIRILPTPIYEYLTGGLNSIYFNYDMAQINYNDDTKRFARIIEIKDYTNSTFAGILDSLMYLQVEYTITQSFQPLAMVDAKSALNKQRKQLIASEDDSLSQVEELDIALDSLASGDISFGKYHFEIVVYADDIKECKDKTNEVITRLNELGFMASIANIALPSAYFSTIPCNFTIRPRINLISSINFSSLIALHNFDSGKRENNCWGQAVTMLKTPNKSPYYLNFHQSSGKNKDDFGELYLANSLILGQSGGGKTVFMNFTFNQMLKYADKSTFPSNMPEENKKFTAVYLDKDKGALGNILCAGGRYITIENGKPTGFNPFMVESTQENVRQLKNLIKLCVTRKGEVLNTKEEKSLSDAVDFIMTQFEPKEREYPISLLLENLTEDINDDNSLKSRLLSFKQGNQFGWVFDNKTDILDFPDEINVFGIDGTEFLDDSDVSGILSYFILWRVMNLADGRRLCVDIDEAWKWLENEIVALEVKNKFKTIRKQNGFLRLATQSVEDFLKLPIAKTLIEQSATKIFLPNPLAKEDDYVNGLNLSIDEYQIIRDFQPSKRQFLVKRQDEKVICTLDLSSLGKENLMILSTGSAYIDTIEAIFADENKSLDEKIKALKEIYKSA; this is encoded by the coding sequence ATGGACTTGCACCCTTTATTTAAAGGACTTACACGCCCTGCTATGATTTTTGGCGTGCCAATTACACCACTATTTGTTGCTATGGGCATAATTGGTTTATTAAGCTTTTATATCCAAAATTTATTTATGGCGTTATTTTGCATACCTACTTATTTTGTAATGAAACAAATGGCTAAGCAAGATAATTTCATTTTTAGGCTTTATTTTTTAAAAATGCGATTTTTTACCAATCCGCTTTCAAAAAAATTTCACGGCGTAAAAACTTTTCAAGCGATGAGTTACACTAAAACGAATTACAAAAAAACTGATCCCATCAAATTAAGTCTTTTTGCTCTTAGCAGTGAAGCAAACTTTGAAAAGCTTGTCCCTTTTAGCTCCGTGGTTGATGATGGCATAGTGATTACAAAAGATTATTTGTTGCTTTGCACCTATCAAATTGATGGAATTTCATTTGAATGCGAAAGCGATACAGACTTAGATTTTAAAAATGAAGCACTAAATATGCTGTTTAAGGCTTTTTCTAATGAACCGATAAGCTTTTATTTTCATAGTGCAAGACATAGTATAAATGATAAATTTGTTTCTAGGTTTGATAATTCATATCTTAAAGATATAGATGAATCTTATTACAAAAGCTTCAAAGAAGGAAGTTTGTTTAAAAATTCTATGTTTTTAACAATCATCTTTAACCCTCTTTCACGCCTTGAAAAAAAGAGTTTTGAGAAGAGTTCTTTTGATACAAAGAAACAAGAAATTAGGATATTCATACAAAAATTTAATGAATATCTACTTCGTCTTGAATCAAATTTGAAAAGTTTTGATTGTAAAAAACTCAGCACCTATGAAAAAGATGGGCATGTTTATTCTAAACAACTTGAGTTTTATAACTTTCTTATAGGTGGCAAATTTAAGCCTATTAGAATATTACCAACCCCTATTTATGAGTATTTGACAGGGGGCTTAAATTCTATTTATTTCAATTATGATATGGCTCAAATTAATTATAACGATGATACAAAGCGTTTTGCTCGCATAATAGAGATTAAGGATTACACCAACTCTACTTTTGCTGGCATTTTGGATTCATTAATGTATTTACAAGTAGAATACACCATTACGCAAAGTTTTCAGCCTCTGGCTATGGTTGATGCAAAAAGTGCTTTAAATAAACAAAGAAAGCAACTTATAGCAAGTGAAGATGACTCACTCTCTCAAGTAGAAGAGCTTGATATTGCACTTGATAGTTTAGCAAGCGGAGATATTTCTTTTGGTAAATATCATTTTGAAATTGTAGTTTATGCTGATGACATAAAAGAGTGTAAAGACAAAACAAATGAAGTGATCACAAGACTTAATGAGTTGGGTTTTATGGCAAGTATTGCTAATATCGCTTTACCAAGTGCTTATTTTTCAACCATACCCTGCAATTTTACCATTCGTCCTCGTATCAATTTGATTTCTAGTATTAACTTTAGCTCTCTTATAGCCTTGCATAACTTTGATTCAGGCAAAAGAGAAAATAATTGTTGGGGACAAGCTGTAACAATGCTTAAAACACCAAATAAAAGCCCTTATTACCTTAATTTTCATCAAAGTAGTGGCAAAAATAAAGATGATTTTGGCGAGCTCTATCTTGCAAATAGTCTTATTTTGGGACAAAGTGGGGGAGGTAAAACAGTGTTTATGAACTTTACTTTTAACCAAATGCTTAAATACGCAGATAAATCCACATTTCCAAGCAATATGCCTGAAGAAAATAAAAAATTTACAGCTGTATATTTAGATAAGGACAAAGGTGCTTTAGGCAATATATTATGTGCTGGAGGTCGCTACATTACTATAGAAAATGGCAAACCGACAGGATTTAATCCTTTTATGGTTGAATCTACTCAAGAAAATGTAAGACAACTAAAAAATCTCATAAAACTTTGTGTAACAAGAAAAGGCGAAGTTTTAAATACTAAAGAAGAAAAGAGTCTTAGCGACGCAGTTGATTTTATAATGACACAATTTGAGCCTAAAGAAAGAGAATACCCTATTTCTTTACTTTTAGAAAATTTAACAGAAGACATTAATGATGACAATTCTTTAAAGTCAAGATTGTTATCTTTTAAACAAGGCAATCAATTTGGTTGGGTATTTGATAACAAAACTGATATTTTAGACTTTCCTGATGAAATTAATGTTTTTGGAATTGATGGGACAGAGTTTTTAGATGATAGCGATGTAAGCGGAATCTTAAGCTATTTTATTCTTTGGCGTGTTATGAATTTAGCAGATGGAAGAAGGCTTTGTGTTGATATTGATGAGGCGTGGAAATGGCTTGAAAATGAAATAGTAGCTTTAGAAGTTAAAAATAAATTCAAAACCATACGAAAACAAAATGGCTTTTTACGCCTTGCTACACAAAGTGTAGAAGATTTTTTGAAACTACCTATCGCAAAGACACTTATAGAGCAATCAGCTACAAAGATATTTCTACCAAATCCTTTAGCAAAAGAAGATGATTATGTGAATGGGTTAAATTTAAGTATTGATGAATATCAAATCATTAGAGATTTTCAACCTTCAAAAAGACAATTTCTTGTTAAAAGACAAGATGAAAAAGTGATTTGCACGCTTGATTTAAGCTCTTTAGGCAAAGAAAATTTAATGATACTTTCTACAGGAAGTGCATATATAGATACTATAGAAGCTATTTTTGCAGATGAAAACAAAAGCCTAGATGAAAAAATCAAAGCTTTAAAAGAAATATATAAATCAGCATAA
- the virB10 gene encoding type IV secretion system protein VirB10 has protein sequence MMSENQQNSQNENVLLELSSKNNKKLISYALFALGALLFFLIILWTLSSLGKAEEQQNTQKENTNINLSDSVKNNRDFILTNDSQEKNLLDLAQTPQTLPSQANTTTLEPMLAEKSLPKPRIIKGIGTAVIASSSDSGQSGSPYASDSANNGANFASKPQTLLEFGQNGATGSNNQISSNTNSNTGEVFTPTAASFSQFNPSLLLPKGTYIGCALQTRLISEIKGGISCVVSNDIYSSNGHTLLIEKGSVITGAYSGGELNDGSTRLFVIWQEIRTPYNIVIPVFSGATDPLGAAGVEGYVNHHYMKRFGAAVLLSVIDDSLAILASELSKKSGNNTTNYYNFTENTREQASEIANTALEKMIDIKPTLYKNQGDLVGVYVNKDIDFSKVYKLRRKR, from the coding sequence ATAATGAGTGAAAATCAACAAAATTCACAAAATGAGAATGTTTTACTTGAGCTAAGCTCAAAAAATAATAAAAAATTAATCTCTTATGCTTTGTTTGCATTGGGTGCTTTATTATTTTTTCTTATTATTCTTTGGACTTTAAGCTCACTAGGCAAAGCAGAAGAACAACAAAATACCCAAAAAGAAAACACAAATATAAATTTAAGTGATTCTGTAAAAAATAATAGAGATTTTATCCTCACAAACGATTCACAAGAAAAGAATTTGCTTGATTTAGCACAAACTCCTCAAACTTTACCAAGTCAAGCAAATACAACCACATTAGAGCCTATGTTAGCAGAAAAGTCCTTGCCAAAGCCTAGAATCATTAAAGGCATAGGCACTGCTGTAATAGCAAGCTCTAGCGATTCAGGACAAAGTGGCAGTCCTTATGCAAGCGATAGTGCAAATAATGGTGCCAATTTTGCTTCAAAACCTCAAACCTTGCTTGAATTTGGGCAAAATGGAGCAACAGGCTCAAACAATCAAATAAGCTCAAATACAAATTCAAACACAGGGGAAGTATTCACACCTACTGCAGCAAGTTTTTCTCAGTTTAATCCAAGCCTACTTTTGCCAAAAGGCACTTATATAGGTTGTGCTTTGCAAACTAGGCTTATAAGTGAAATAAAGGGCGGAATTTCTTGTGTAGTAAGCAATGATATTTATTCAAGCAATGGACATACTTTGCTTATAGAAAAAGGAAGTGTTATCACAGGTGCTTATAGTGGTGGGGAGCTAAACGATGGAAGCACAAGACTTTTTGTCATTTGGCAAGAAATTAGAACGCCTTATAATATCGTTATACCAGTATTTTCAGGAGCAACTGATCCTTTAGGTGCTGCTGGGGTCGAAGGCTATGTAAATCATCATTATATGAAGCGTTTTGGAGCTGCAGTTTTATTAAGTGTTATTGATGATAGCCTCGCTATTTTAGCAAGTGAACTTTCTAAGAAAAGTGGCAATAATACCACAAATTATTATAATTTTACTGAAAACACAAGGGAACAAGCTAGCGAAATAGCAAACACTGCACTTGAAAAAATGATTGATATAAAGCCTACTTTATACAAAAATCAAGGGGATTTGGTTGGTGTTTATGTTAATAAAGATATTGATTTTTCAAAAGTATATAAGCTTAGAAGGAAAAGATAA
- the virB11 gene encoding P-type DNA transfer ATPase VirB11 codes for MSISLQKYSSSYFGKYLANPLINEICYNGENKIWFENANGIWESEDTNLNFEGAKAFAAAAASYKEDQIDKARPILSCILVNGERVQIVMPPATKKERISITIRKPSQRRFTIDDHEKSGLFENVEHKDNNAISPKDKELLELYNKGDYKNFIAKAVGFGKNVVICGETGSGKTTFMKSLIDFIPVDERIITIEDVEEIKFYEHKNFVQLFYPSEAKSVDFLNSATLLKSCLRMKPDRILLAELRGAETYDFINVLSSGHGGSITSCHAGSSKDAFKRLAMMILQNPQGQCVPFDIIQKMLTDLIDVIVHIYAHHGKRRISEIYFKEAHRE; via the coding sequence ATGTCAATTTCTTTACAAAAATACTCTTCATCGTATTTTGGAAAATATTTAGCAAATCCTCTTATCAATGAAATTTGTTATAACGGAGAAAATAAAATTTGGTTTGAAAATGCTAATGGCATTTGGGAAAGTGAGGATACAAATCTTAATTTTGAGGGTGCAAAGGCTTTTGCTGCAGCTGCAGCAAGTTATAAAGAAGATCAAATAGACAAAGCACGCCCTATATTAAGTTGTATTTTAGTAAATGGCGAGCGTGTGCAAATTGTTATGCCACCTGCCACAAAAAAAGAACGAATTTCTATCACTATAAGAAAACCTTCACAGCGTCGCTTTACAATCGATGATCACGAAAAAAGTGGTTTATTTGAAAATGTAGAGCATAAAGATAATAACGCTATAAGCCCAAAAGATAAAGAACTTTTAGAGCTTTACAATAAAGGTGATTATAAAAATTTTATTGCTAAGGCTGTTGGATTTGGAAAAAATGTAGTTATTTGTGGAGAAACAGGCAGTGGTAAAACTACCTTTATGAAAAGTTTGATTGATTTTATCCCAGTTGATGAACGAATTATCACTATTGAGGATGTTGAAGAAATCAAATTTTACGAACACAAAAACTTCGTCCAGCTTTTTTATCCAAGTGAAGCAAAAAGTGTTGATTTTTTAAACTCGGCTACGCTTTTAAAATCTTGCCTTAGAATGAAACCTGACAGGATACTTTTAGCCGAGCTAAGAGGTGCTGAAACTTATGATTTCATCAATGTTTTAAGTAGCGGACACGGAGGAAGTATTACCTCTTGCCACGCAGGAAGTAGCAAAGACGCTTTCAAACGCCTTGCAATGATGATTTTACAAAATCCACAAGGGCAATGCGTGCCTTTTGACATTATTCAAAAAATGCTTACCGATCTCATCGATGTTATCGTGCATATTTACGCCCATCACGGCAAAAGACGCATAAGCGAAATTTATTTTAAGGAAGCTCATCGTGAGTGA
- a CDS encoding type IV secretion system protein → MKTNSFYSHDKAPSCQRTKKPISLYTKKIVILISFFLVSNQALAAGIPVIDAAANTQMQVQNAKQIAEWVKEATRWADTITHYKKQLQAYSDELNSLTGVKSSISSLRDLKQIYSDFGRAYTNIQDFNNKVLSDPMSFIKGELKDAYKKYTLFDRCENISNQEQKSLCMVDMLTYVAQEQNLDQSQKQLNTINQNLADLDQKLRKTQDIKEAQDIANAIASEGLKIQMIQSNINLQNAQYEKQRAIREEQAQQLFSKRASNTSYDTIQALGLD, encoded by the coding sequence ATGAAAACAAATTCTTTTTATAGCCACGATAAAGCCCCATCTTGTCAAAGAACAAAAAAACCAATAAGCCTTTATACCAAGAAAATTGTTATATTAATTTCTTTTTTTCTTGTGTCAAATCAAGCTTTAGCTGCAGGCATTCCTGTAATTGATGCTGCCGCAAATACGCAAATGCAGGTTCAAAATGCCAAACAAATAGCCGAATGGGTAAAAGAAGCTACACGATGGGCGGATACAATAACTCATTATAAAAAACAATTACAAGCCTATAGTGATGAGCTTAATAGTTTAACAGGGGTAAAATCATCAATATCCTCGCTTAGAGATTTAAAGCAAATTTATTCTGATTTTGGTAGGGCATATACAAACATACAAGACTTTAACAATAAAGTTTTAAGCGATCCTATGTCTTTTATCAAAGGAGAGTTAAAAGACGCTTATAAAAAATACACACTTTTTGATCGTTGCGAAAATATAAGCAATCAAGAACAAAAATCCTTGTGTATGGTTGATATGCTTACTTATGTAGCTCAAGAGCAAAACCTTGATCAATCTCAAAAACAACTCAATACCATAAATCAAAACTTAGCTGATTTGGATCAAAAACTAAGAAAAACTCAAGATATTAAAGAAGCTCAAGATATAGCAAACGCCATAGCTTCAGAAGGACTTAAAATACAAATGATTCAATCAAATATCAACCTACAAAACGCACAATATGAAAAACAAAGAGCCATTAGAGAAGAACAAGCTCAACAACTCTTTTCTAAAAGGGCTTCAAATACCAGCTATGACACTATTCAAGCTTTAGGTTTGGATTAA